Part of the Lolium rigidum isolate FL_2022 chromosome 6, APGP_CSIRO_Lrig_0.1, whole genome shotgun sequence genome, ttcattttcattgcatatactcattatatcttatgtgttctcttatgcagactaaagatcagtgaatgcaaaagtaataatattatcaatattgggtttgttgacccagataaagtgcATCATGAACGGTAATGCATAAAGGCAAAGAAACGGggagaaacctactaaggtttttaggGGAGCAACATTTctatgattcaatattgtttccttacaactatgagtgagagtcttaatgatctgttatgcacattcaatttttcttactcgatgttaagtgtaattcctgacgcatATACATAAACTTGTGCAACTTCcattggattctactagacattcaagttgataagcgaatagttgaagtaagggacccattgAGTAGAGGTATGGACGGGTTCcacgacttgcagaagttgctccaaacgtaatttcaatcattgtcgcgctatatctttcgtgagatatcaattaattatccagtcattcaatcattctttgcctggcagggcttggagagCTTTCAGGAACCATACTCCGGGTACCTAGGAAGAGAGGCTAacatactcctgtaccgtgcgcccagcagccacaggggatgaatctatgtggatactacgtttgtgagtccattcgcatgttaatcaCTGAGAAGCACggcaataataaattcaacgtaagcaataacattcacaactttaatttattatcgtcaatatttctttatcaagattgatatagtcatattcatctcatttttcctatataggtcgacttcatgcgggacacgctccaaccaaaggaacacctactaggaattgcagaggaagtggcgggacttttgattagaGAAAAGTAATAGACAAcaacggcttgtttagtccaaataggcgctctccctctcgaaacgacgggctttagtcccggtagtcgtgagctccatgtatatgtgtaaggggaatctacgaataggttgacttttgcttccaatatttgtttgctcaatctatatataatgaatgaacgtgtacaacttgtagtagcgtacaaatatatgcaacttttattttgaaacgaaaaaatgaaataaaagggggggcggtggcggggggggggggggctgcaccCCTCAAATCCTAAAGCAGCAGCAttctgcgcgcgccacgtagaggccattttgtcgcgggtggtaataccgcccgcgacaaaaggggttgtCCCTTGTGCgccccgcgcctgccacgtggtggaccatatgtcgcgggtggtaaggtggaccttttgtcgcgccttcGTTGTCGCGGatagccgcccgcgacaaaaggcccttacgACCCGCCACAaatggcctgttttccactagtggtgaCTAAGAGCAATGCAATGTCATGTGTACTTGAACTTCAAAGTTAGGAATTGCTTCATGCACCTCAACAACCGTGAGATCTTCCATTGTTCCCGTTGCCTCCTActcccatgtttttatttattttggcctCTCTCCCCATCTCCCCATCTTTGTGTGTTGTTTTCACCTACTTGATGTAGTGAGTTAGTGCTGCAGCGTATGAGAAGTATAGTGAGACAATATCTTGTTATCTAGTTATATGTAGATATGATTATATATATAGAGGAAAAAACATTATTCGCACAGCTGAAGGTTGGTATATTATTCAGGTTTTAGTCATGAAATGAGAGGGCTAACAAAATGTTACTTTGTTATGCCATGTCACACACAGATCTAGAAAAGACATATATATCACCTACGGGTCGTATTTGAAGCCTCTCACGTCTGTGTAGCGAAGAAGGTTGCGTAAACCCTTGAGTTAACTAGCAAGACCATGGATTTATGGTTGGGTCAAGAACAGTTCCATCAGTCAAATTTTCCTACAGATTCCAGCGAACTTCAGCTAACACTCTAGTTTGCTACACATAGCTAGAGTCCATATGCAACTCGCGAATGAGTGTGTAGGCAGATCAAATGCGCGCGACTTGTTTTATCTACGGCTCCGCCGGCCCGCAAGTCCGTGTCCTAGTAGTATTTGCACGAGTTTAGCTATGTAAGTTAAGTTCGCTTCCTAGCAGTAGTCGGCTTGCATGCCATAAATTGAGTCCGAGTCTTCTTCGAGTTAGGATAGCTGTGGCTATGCTATGTGCGTATATAAGATCGATGCACCAGGCAGTTGTGCATCAATCTAAGACCGTGATATTGAGAAGAATAGAGGAGCACGAAAAGTGCCCTTGGACAACTTTTTTTGGCGCGAGTGTGTTCGTCTAATTTTACGTGATGGCCTGGGGCAAAACAAAACAGTGGCGGAAGAGGATGGTGGacagcgatgacgaggaggagaggatggagcacatcaaggaggaggagcagaggatggagaacagcgacgacgaggaggagagcaTGGGCCGCGTGGCCGGCCGCGCCCGCCTGCTAGCCGTGGACTCGGAGCCGGCCGTGGCCCGGGCAGTTATCGCACCGTACATCGAGGACATTGACAGCTACATGCGGTACctagagaagttgaggaggccgACGGACTATATGCCCACAACGGGGCAAGTTCACCCCTCTTGGAGAGCCATCTTAGTGGATTGGCTCGTGGAAGTGGCCGATGAATTCAATTTTCCAGCCGACACGCTTCACCTCGCTGTTTCATATGTGGACCGCTTCCTCTCGGTGGGCGCCATTGTCACGAGGGAGCTGCAACTACTGGGTGCAACTTCAATGTTTCTTGCTGCGAAATATGAAAGCCATGAATGTGCACATAAGGCCAAAGATTACTGTTACGTTACTGACAACTCATACACCAAGCAGCAGGTGGTCAAGATGGAGGCTCACATACTGCATCTGCTTAATTTTGAGATGGGGAGCCCCACCGCAAGAACATTCCTGCGGAGATACGTAACTATCTGCCCTCGAGGCGATGTAAGAAAGCTGGAGTTCCTGTGTAGCTACCTTGCGGACCTAAGCTTGCTGGAATATGACTGCACAAAGTTCAGGCCATCAGTTGTTGCTGCTGCCTGCCTTTTTGTGGCCAGGTTCACAATCAACCCAAATAGCCGTCCTTGGAACCTGGTGCTGCAAAGAAGTGTGGGCTACAAGGTCTCTGATCTGAGGTGTTGCATCTTGAAGATACACCGTCTGCAGTCCATCGGATCGTATCCAGGCATCAAAGAAACGGCCATCAAAGACAAGTATAGTCACTGCGAGCTTGAGTGTGTGTCAGCAATGGGTTCGCCACTGGAAATCCCAGAGTACTACCTCAAGGACATCAAAGACCTCAAAAATACAGCCAGTAAAAAGTGGAAGCGCTCTCGCCACATTTAGATATCTTGTATATATGATGTGCGACTCCAGCGTGTTTGTACAGGCCAGAGCTAGAGAAATGTGTCAACGATATTCAGTATGAAATTGCAGAATCGGTTTAGAAAATAGTCTAGCGAGAATTTGCATGCCCACTTCTGCAAGTAGTTGGTTCGGTTGCACTAAAAGTGCAACTACCCAGCTGCATTGGTATTTTAGTAGTGTGCAACCATGAGTGGCTGTTTTTGTACCTAGGCAGGTGTTGTAGCCCAATTATATCATATCCAATATGCTAACTTTCAGGCAATTCTAATGATTTTTTGCACATATATTGTCCTTAAGTAAATGTAATGCACTGGTTCTCAGCAAGGAAATCGTAAAcgaaaaaatagcaaaaaaaagtACAGCAAAAGAACACATATtacataagttttttttttcaagataAATAGAGCCAGTTTGGTTGCTCTCATTGCCACTTTTCGCGTCCAGAGAGAAGAAAATGACTCGTTTGCTTGTTCACGAGAAaaatatttcctgcacaacaccgTTCATAAAGCAGCCTTATAGGGCCCAAAACTTGAACCGCGAAGCATGGTCGATTTCACCGTTTTCAGGTGTGCAGGCGCTGGTGACCGCAAAAGTAGGTGTGATGTGACTAACGAATGCATCCAAAAGTACTACCTCTTTCATGTATTCACACAATCCCTTCTAATATACCCAACCatgaagaagtgagcctagcttacTTAGTTAGGGAATCGGTTGTAGAACCCAGCCACGCAGGTTTAAGTCTTCAGGGGACGCAGATTTATGTTCTTATTATTTCAATAAAAAAGAATAAGTGTAGGGGCTTCCCCTTCCGTATTCCTTTCGAGAAATATACCCAACCTTCGATTCGAGATAACCTCTATACGAAAAAGATGTGCCTTCATGTTATGATTCCAGTCCCGCACCTAGTTCTTATTTTCATCGAGTTTTTAAATGTCTATTTCGTGCTCATATTTGCAGATTTTTAtacattttttgtcaaatttgtgGCACTTTGTCAACCGTTTGAGATTTACTTCAAGGAATAGTTAGCTTCATCTTACTTTGGGATTCACCCGAGTAGGTTTTGCAAACAAAAGTCGCTTAATATGAAGAAGTCAGCATTTAGTGGTACCAAAAAGGGTTAGATgtgaataaaaaaattaaaactttaTTTCATGTTGAAGTTTTTCAATAGGATTATGTTGCCTGAGTCCAATGACACATTTGTGGCCACCCACTGTCATCTTTCCGCTCGAGTGTCACACCACTCGGCCGCCAATGCAACCAGACTACACCACACCACTGGTGCAAACATCAAGCTTCTATGCTCCGTCGCCTAGAACCTATGTTGCATGCCTATCAGTTCTGCCACCGCCAATGCCACACAGGTTTTAAAGGGAGATGCCCTCTAGAAACGACTAGATGTAAATACAGATCTTAGTGGCAGAGGCCGagagtcgtggtatcgtcacggcatatgccatgagATGGCTAAAGTCGGGTGGTTCCGGCCTTTGGCCTACggaggtatccggatgcgggtgtgAGCACGAGCGACACAAGTGACGTACCCAAGTTCGGGGCTCCCGTATgaaggtaacacccctactcctgctctagagtgtatatgatgtgtaagacagtacaatggtgctccttgagctgtatccggctgggaAGAGGGCTCGAGGTAGACGATGACCTCTCTCCCGAGCGGTGCTAAGAGTGAATGAGAATGAGGAtgaatcgatcgtcccccgcacggggggggggggttagagTGGCTTATATAGAGCCTAGAACATTACAAATAAGTCCCTATAGCCTACTGGCCGGtcccgccggctccggctccttCCCGCCTTCCTGAGGTACTTACATCATCCGGCTGTCGGGTCCTGTCCGTCTTTCCTGCCGAGGTTAGCGAGGACAGGACGTGCCGAGCGGCGTGAGATGGCCTGTCTAGCGcggggcactgttgctctacagtgccccccgATTCGAGGGATATTATGTCACTGGTGGACTTTTGCACCCCAATGACCTTTCCAGAGCCTTCTCCTGCAAGGATCACCAGTTCCGAGTCGGTCAGgggaaagtgaaaccaagacacgTGCATGACatatagaagccggcccagccatggCACTGCCGGGCATTACCAGACCAGCTTAGACCTGGACTTggaagccggccacggctccagccggtgcTCCTCAGCCGACCTGTAAtaccccaggtattggggttacaaaaatagaggaaacagatgtgtgcattgcattcatgcatagaaaatccggggaattttcgcgctttaaagtaaaacagtcacagtagctgaagtttcacttgaccttggtggaattgaagtagctcatcaagtcaagcgctataaacctcaatgtgactttgtttaaaaccctgttttgggtagagatgattgatctaaagggttagatcaaatggaattaaattcaacacaagaatttattaatcaaggatcaactacttgattttattaaagatcacaacatgatattccttgccataacatatgaacatctatttaactataaataaagtaacaataaaatggagaactattctagacttatcttttccatgtcttaaactaatccttgattctaccatgaacctcatggtattcatattacttcattcttgggaacataacaaggagatccactctagaaatatatatatccttctctattccatgttattgtacatcaaacctagagaggtaagagttctataataattattagagaagcaataacaaaccttgagctaaaccttggatatacatccaagtattcaaatcatcatctttaagaggaaccctaggatattattcaagacattcctagagagagaaacccttTATGTTAAAccaagatattgatgatcacatcaatcccaatggagcctaaccttaagttagtattgaagtccttctcAAATGAGAAAGACCATTAAGATcaatccaagctttacctatttaagaatcagggacaacctttgaactaaagttttAGGAACAACCatctcatcttggagtggtgagataccctattatcacatggaataataccatatccatgaattgataaggtgaggaagaggCTAACCCAATTATGCTCGACAAGTGGAACttgagcctagatacctaaggagatattaagagtataccctaaaccctagaataaaccattcctatgagagagagagagagctcaagctatggtgttacactcaagttagttgaggcaacacttaaatttaagggagagaactatccatatgtcctgatgattaaatcatcattactTAAGTAGAACTATAAGTTGTTATCTCATGCATTCTCCTGGTGTATAAATTATTGAGGTAACCATATCCATTCATGATAATATAAGAAAGAAACTATATCTAGTTGATCAAGACCATACTTAatcttggaagtgagaaacctaactcttgagagataacttaggaagccaaaccttgatcattataaattgtgtagtgatcataaaccctaagaacttggggTAGAGAGATTAAAAACAAGTTgattatgcctaatccatgatcatgttcttgaggtatgtgaggataagttaaaccctaataggataagtagatatcattcaccacatgaaatcatagggaggtaattagcaagcaaccataggcttataCTCTAACCTTaacttatgattcacttggtgatcataagtagaatcttaccccaTCTATTtttttcattcattcatcaattaaagaacctaaggaaaccttagagttaaactctatactttatatggtgagaaaccatacatccatatgaccaaagttaactataaaaagaactataaccaatgtagttactataatgataaattgaggttaataatagaagttaattggtagaagataaaaccaattattAAAtcattagtaattaaaggagaacagaaacaattaatcAACTAACCATATtaacttggttaggggagattaaaccctagcaaatgcaatatggtgtcatctcaactccataaactagaattatatctcaaccctagtttaggcatcactatggtgatcataatataaacctaggccatgTTTGAGATTCAAATCaagtgccattaggtgaatagaaTTGAGCCCTATAATTGTTCACTAGTGGTATCTTATGCTCCAAtcatggaacttaagaataacctagtgctaagCCCTATAATTAAACCATGGTGGTGATTAACCATTTATCATTATAGCCAAGACCAAATcatgatgagagtagtacctactctatgtatatcaaggtgttattaaaatataatactagtaTTAAAGTTGGTATAGGATTAAGATAAACTTTACAAGGTCTTAATAAATgagtgttcacataaaatcatatgcaagtaacCAAATAATAAAAATTGTGTTCAAGTCCTTAGAAATCTTTTAGCACATGAACTCATGCCATTAAAtcactacaaggaaaagccttattgccggcgcaccaaaaacggctattgccggcgcaccagagcccgccggtgcaAACAGGACGGTGGTAacaagttaccgccggcgcaccagctggtgcgccagcagcaacatgaattatccccggcaaaccaggcctggtgcgccggcggtacgtTTTttcgaaattaaaaaaaaaagcctgatccagatctagatctagatctagatctagctcgggtCCTCGAAAATAGTGGTCGTGCGTCGccttgtcgttgttgccgcgccggaggagaatgaggccggaggtggtggtggtttaggaggaggaggatgaggccggaggtggtggttgtggttgtggtttaggagaggaggaggaggatgatgccggaggtggtggttgtggtttaggagaggaggaggaggaggaggaggagaagatggccggaggtggaggtggtggaagaggagcagaaggagaaggccggagatggaggtagagccccgaggtggaggagattaccggaggaggaggagaaggtcatCGGAGCCGGAGTAGTAGTAGGTCACCGGAGTagtaggaggtcaccggagtagtagtaggaggaggccgtcggtgagtattgcaaggagaagaggaggagggaaagagaagaagggggagaagtgaggaaagagaagaggaaggagggcCGGCATGAATATATAGTacagcttaccgccggcgcacctagtatggtggtgcgccgggggtaaattttttatttttttcacccaaatcttaaacctgaaaaaagtcctctttctgttttccaattgaaaaatccatttttttctccaaacggccgtaggcggttgaattcgaataggaaatttcgcgtagatagattttgatataaaaaagtttttcatcggaggtcgtatgcaaccagaaatcccgttttaccgaaagatgacgccattttgcataatatatcgaaattcattttttcaaattttctttaAAACTAGATTACATAAGTATTGGACatatcaaaggattttattttttgaattttttaccattttattttattttttcaaaaactgAAAAAGGCAGTCCAGGGGGGGTGTGGAGAGAAAATTCtaggcaccttacccccggcgcacctctatggtagtgcgctggtggtaaattgtctatcaccggcgcaccaccctagaggtgcgccgggggtaaggtgtcCAGATTTTTCCCCTACGCCCAGACCTCTTGGAATTTTATTCCCGGCGCACTAAAATtggttgtgcgccggcagtatgtgCCCTTTGCCGGCGGGCTCTAATATGGTGCGCCGGCGATAGATTTCCACCGGCGCGCGTAaatgatggtgcgccggcactatttcctgcagctatagcccttttcctagtagtgaatcaCTTCTTATTAGAAGTCCATGATTAAATATTACTTTGAGCTTGTTTATTGCAAAGTAATACTAAATACAACTCTATATATCAGTAAGTAAGAAAACTACCATTTGGAAaacaatttgggtattttcaaagataatatttaaattcatgtccatatgggtatttgaattcaaatcccaaaaataacaataataaaaccaatgATATAATATCacattaaatttgcaaatacaccactcaagACTTTGCAGTACCCTGGACTAATCCTTGTATGAATTAAATGAGCAATAcctgcaagatagaaaataatctaaatctgaattcaaaacagaattcaaaacaagaaattaaaacagaaaataaaagaaaaagaaaaagagggaaAAACCATACCTGGCTCACCTGGACGCCACCGCACACCACCGCAGGCACCGCAGCCCACGAGCCAGCCCAGCAACCCAGCATTTCAGCCCAACAGACGTCCACGTAACGATTCGCGGGGATAAAGACGAaggagacgtcgtcgtcttcgtcttcgtcctggacgcacaggagctcgccaccgagccaaccatcgccacgtcccgcgtcgccgccgcagtTGTTGACCGCCAGCGCACGGCGGAGAAACTATAAAACGCGCCAACGCCCTCCATTTTCCTCTCCTCTGCTTAATTTTTCCCCAATCCGAAACCCTAACCGAGCCGGtcgtcgaccatcgccgtcgatgaggacctcCCCAGGCCCCGTCGagtacgccatcgtcaccgccatggtcgacaagcccaccgtgcgcaaggaatcgagccgccgTGACTTAAATCGCCGTCGACGACCTCGTCTTCCCCGGTGCTGgccatcatcgccgccgtcgattcagaCCACCATAGGTcacgccgtcaagccctgcgTACTCCTGGTGAGTCGCTGATGCTCATGGCGCTCTCGCTTTGCTCGATTCACCGCCGTAGCTCCACCGCGTCGGTTAGCCGTGATCACTGCcgctcttcctcgccgccgggcacgctccggcgaccataccggagcggcgccaccactatgaggctcgcctcggcgtcctcgtTCCAACGCACACGCACATGCCCCCGCGGGAACCAGGAATCACCGGCGCCGTCGATCACTGGCCGCCGGCAGAGCCCATGGTGGCCACATCGGCACcatgtggcagccaacgtggcttaGGCCCACCTGCCAGTGACCCTGCGTAGCAATAGCCTGGGTACATTTAGCATtatctatttaatttcaaattctatatattgctgaaactttacaacaataaataaaatccatttcaattcagaaaaatacaaatgagatatcaaaatgattctaaaaagaaaatctatccaataaaaatataatatgaaagttttatttttaataaaaatttaattgtttaaaacTTAATAATtaatccttttcttttattcttaattgaattaaaattcaataatgagGAAATAattccaaaattaaataaaaaccagtgaataaataaagaaaacattaaaactaattttctttaattattattttgttaaatccttattagagggatttaaaccctaaataataattaccttaattattaattcattaaaaataataaaatgccaaattcaatattatttttatttcaaagttattaataacttcaactttaaaaaatgaagttattaatcatagaactatatggtaaatagcaaaccctaactccattaggaaccctagctccattattacatgtaaaccctaaattgcttctaaacctaaaacctaggttagaacatgtaatCATGATACTTGATTtcattcatagctccatagtagcaactaaacaattgccaagtCTTCATAAAAAAATAGAGACCCATCTCTAATACATTAGTATTACATGTGCTCATGCTTAGCtaatcaaataggaccaaccctagttcctaccttcggaaacaccaaatttaGTTATCCatgtttagcatcacaccaatgtgatgaacctcaggaataACTATTCCAactcttgagcattacctaaccatattccactaaaccctactagtattggatacttatccaccatcctatttaggagccaattattccttacttaatagaaccaacagtaaaacctagaccacctcaaccctaattgaaatacttcttattacttaagaagtatgttcttcgaaagttattcttttgaagaaaataagaaatcatcaatcctgcctaataggacccatagacaatagccatctatcaccaaagaaggtataccaaccttgatagcaactatttataataaattgcccAAAATGCTTAGGCTTAGCTCAACAATTACAAGTTCTAgcttttgatgaatccaactatgttgggatccatctactacttactccagaaactaattgaaaccataatacaccatagaaccccacaaacctaattatcatacttgttctttatgaaagaacatgttcttcaaaagttattcttttgaattatataataaataatcatcaaccatgcactataggacttaaaattgacaactgctctttacttattatacaatcactattccttgatgtgtatgattgttactatgcattttaccacctgcttatgattctaaaacaacataaccctgaataagaaccttgtttgtgaatcactctaaaaagtgcaacacaccctgaactaatcattaccactcactaatcctaaatcatcggggttaggtcacgcttagatcgattgcatctcatacttatgcattattgcatccttgccaatcttttaaacatcgtccttaccggacgatgatgatatttcagaatttggagttattgcgtatcgaagaccttgcatgCATAatattgcagtcaagaaaggcaagttcatcacttgctcatgtcatttgagtatttttaccaaattacttgcaaagtactatgtttatcactattgcataaaaagcaaaaccactattttcataactatgaatatgactatgtggtgggcaatggaaccatggattgtgttgatatggtggaggttccattgcaagggtttatatccatctaggattaaacaacaaatgtcgtccagatgattcttgtgccgtaaaacccgtgttcaccataagatctggagtgggacggagtagccaattgtatttccacctctcgtacatcaacggatgcgcttaccgtagacacttgacccaggttgggcaagcggtggggtggggatcccattctaattccccacggtaagtggtctatgatgggttgcagctaccggcgaaggagt contains:
- the LOC124664111 gene encoding cyclin-A3-2-like yields the protein MGRVAGRARLLAVDSEPAVARAVIAPYIEDIDSYMRYLEKLRRPTDYMPTTGQVHPSWRAILVDWLVEVADEFNFPADTLHLAVSYVDRFLSVGAIVTRELQLLGATSMFLAAKYESHECAHKAKDYCYVTDNSYTKQQVVKMEAHILHLLNFEMGSPTARTFLRRYVTICPRGDVRKLEFLCSYLADLSLLEYDCTKFRPSVVAAACLFVARFTINPNSRPWNLVLQRSVGYKVSDLRCCILKIHRLQSIGSYPGIKETAIKDKYSHCELECVSAMGSPLEIPEYYLKDIKDLKNTASKKWKRSRHI